A stretch of the Mycobacterium sp. ITM-2016-00317 genome encodes the following:
- a CDS encoding HAMP domain-containing sensor histidine kinase, producing the protein MVALSRIFRRTPSLRTRVAFATAIAAAIVVGIVGTVVWVGITNDRKERLDRRLDEAAGFAIPFLPRGLDEIPKSPNDQDAVITMRSGGQVTSNSDVVLPELEPGYADTYVDGVRYRVRTVQLSAPEPMSVAVGATYESTIADTNNLHRRVLIICTLAVGAATFGGWLLAAFAVRPFRRLAQQTRQIDAGDEAPDIDIRGATEAVEIADAVKGLVERVWEEQGRTKAALASARDFASVSAHELRTPLTAMRTNLEVLATLDLSEEGRKEVVNDVIRTQSRIEATLGALERLAQGELSTQDDHVPVDITELLDRAAHDAMRVYPDLEVSLVPAPTVIIVGLPAGLRLAVDNAIANAVKHGGASRVQLSAVSSREGVEIAVDDDGVGVPEEERTVVFDRFARGSTASHSGSGLGLALVAQQAELHGGTATLEPSPLGGARLLLRLPGPGGQR; encoded by the coding sequence ATGGTCGCGCTGTCCCGCATCTTCCGTCGCACACCGTCACTGCGCACGCGGGTCGCGTTCGCCACCGCCATCGCCGCCGCGATCGTCGTCGGGATCGTCGGCACCGTGGTCTGGGTCGGCATCACCAACGACCGCAAGGAGCGGCTGGACCGCCGGCTCGACGAGGCGGCCGGCTTCGCCATCCCGTTCCTGCCCCGCGGGCTCGACGAGATCCCGAAGTCGCCGAACGACCAGGACGCGGTCATCACCATGCGCAGTGGCGGGCAGGTGACCTCCAATTCGGACGTCGTGCTGCCCGAACTGGAACCGGGTTACGCCGACACCTATGTCGACGGGGTGCGGTACCGGGTGCGCACGGTGCAGTTGTCGGCGCCGGAGCCCATGTCGGTGGCCGTCGGCGCCACCTACGAGTCGACGATCGCCGACACCAACAACCTGCACCGCCGGGTGCTGATCATCTGCACGCTGGCGGTCGGGGCCGCGACGTTCGGCGGGTGGCTGCTGGCTGCGTTCGCGGTGCGCCCGTTCCGGCGGCTGGCCCAGCAGACCCGCCAGATCGACGCGGGCGACGAGGCCCCGGACATCGACATCCGCGGCGCCACCGAGGCGGTGGAGATCGCCGACGCGGTCAAGGGACTGGTGGAACGGGTGTGGGAGGAGCAGGGCCGGACCAAAGCCGCGCTGGCGTCGGCGCGCGACTTCGCGTCGGTGTCGGCGCACGAACTGCGCACCCCGCTGACGGCGATGCGCACCAACCTCGAGGTGCTGGCGACGCTGGACCTCTCCGAGGAGGGCCGCAAGGAGGTCGTCAACGACGTCATCCGCACGCAGTCGCGGATCGAGGCCACCCTCGGCGCGCTGGAGCGTCTCGCCCAGGGTGAGCTGTCCACCCAGGACGATCACGTGCCCGTCGACATCACCGAACTACTCGACCGGGCGGCGCACGACGCGATGCGCGTGTATCCCGACCTGGAGGTGTCGTTGGTGCCCGCGCCGACGGTGATCATCGTCGGACTGCCCGCCGGGCTGCGGTTGGCCGTCGACAACGCGATCGCCAACGCAGTCAAGCACGGCGGCGCGTCCCGGGTGCAGTTGTCCGCGGTCAGCTCCCGTGAAGGTGTGGAGATCGCGGTCGACGACGACGGCGTCGGGGTTCCCGAGGAGGAACGCACGGTGGTGTTCGACCGGTTCGCGCGCGGGTCGACGGCGTCACACTCGGGTTCGGGCCTTGGTCTTGCGCTGGTCGCGCAGCAGGCCGAATTGCACGGCGGCACAGCGACGTTGGAGCCCAGTCCGCTGGGCGGGGCGCGCCTGCTGCTGCGCCTGCCCGGACCGGGCGGGCAGCGCTAG
- the prrA gene encoding two-component system response regulator PrrA: MESGVGSPRVLVVDDDPDVLASLERGLRLSGFEVYTAVDGAEALRSATETRPDAIVLDINMPVLDGVSVVTALRAMDNDVPVCVLSARSSVDDRVAGLEAGADDYLVKPFVLAELVARVKALLRRRGSTATFSSETITVGPLEVDIPGRRARVDGVDVDLTKREFDLLAVLAEHKTAVLSRAQLLELVWGYDFAADTNVVDVFIGYLRRKLEANGAPRLLHTVRGVGFVLRQQ, encoded by the coding sequence ATGGAAAGTGGCGTGGGCTCACCCAGGGTGCTCGTGGTCGACGACGATCCCGACGTGCTCGCCTCGCTCGAGCGCGGCCTGCGACTGTCCGGATTCGAGGTCTACACCGCCGTCGACGGCGCCGAGGCGCTGCGCAGCGCCACCGAGACGCGACCGGACGCGATCGTCCTCGACATCAACATGCCCGTGCTGGACGGGGTGTCCGTGGTGACCGCGCTGCGGGCGATGGACAACGACGTGCCGGTGTGTGTGCTCTCGGCGCGCTCGTCGGTCGATGACCGGGTCGCCGGGCTGGAAGCCGGTGCGGACGACTATCTGGTCAAGCCGTTCGTGCTGGCCGAGCTGGTGGCCAGGGTGAAGGCGCTGCTGCGGCGGCGCGGTTCGACGGCGACGTTCTCGTCGGAGACCATCACGGTGGGCCCGCTCGAAGTGGATATCCCCGGCCGGCGCGCGCGGGTGGACGGCGTGGACGTCGACCTGACCAAGCGTGAGTTCGACCTGCTGGCCGTGCTCGCCGAGCACAAGACCGCCGTGCTGTCCCGCGCGCAGCTGCTGGAGCTGGTGTGGGGATACGACTTCGCCGCCGACACCAATGTCGTCGACGTGTTCATCGGCTACCTGCGGCGCAAGTTGGAGGCCAACGGCGCCCCGCGGCTGTTGCACACCGTGCGTGGGGTGGGATTCGTCCTCAGGCAGCAGTGA
- a CDS encoding FKBP-type peptidyl-prolyl cis-trans isomerase: protein MASKPEIEFIDGPPPAELVITDLVVGDGAEAVPGGNVEVHYVGVEYDTGEEFDSSWNRGESIEFPLRGLIQGWQEGIPGMKVGGRRQLIIPPELAYGPAGSGHRLSGKTLIFVIDLLNAR, encoded by the coding sequence GTGGCTTCCAAACCCGAGATCGAGTTCATTGACGGACCCCCGCCGGCCGAGCTGGTCATCACCGACCTGGTGGTGGGCGACGGCGCCGAGGCGGTCCCGGGCGGCAACGTCGAGGTGCACTACGTCGGGGTGGAGTACGACACCGGCGAGGAGTTCGACAGCTCCTGGAACCGCGGTGAGTCGATCGAGTTCCCGCTGCGCGGCCTGATCCAGGGCTGGCAGGAGGGCATTCCCGGGATGAAGGTCGGTGGTCGCCGCCAGCTCATCATCCCGCCGGAGCTGGCCTACGGTCCGGCAGGCAGCGGGCACCGGCTCTCCGGCAAGACTCTGATCTTCGTCATCGACCTGCTCAACGCCCGATAA
- a CDS encoding AMP-binding protein yields MSSETGAAPVQSIVDAWRARVRRHPEHPALAYFDTVLTAREVDDASDALAVAFSDMGVSRGDRVGIYLQNIPQYAITFLALWKIGAAALLLNPMYRGRELRTIVDDAQPVGIVCDEHDVEATTETLRGSSVRFTISTSGLDFQSRNDPRVFRSTARPTTAADDLVDLIRRNRGRRPAADPPAGADLALLAYTSGTTGPPKGAMNSHANLLATALDFGERVGLADGDVVFAVAPLFHITGAMLNAAVALVRDCLLVFANRFDAAVTLDAFVEHRVTYTIGSITVFNAISALPEASAEHFESVKALYSGGAPIPPATVKAFAARFGHYIHNAYGMTETTAGVVAVPPGTEAPVDATSGSLSVGLALPRVRLRTLDPAGEPTPPGIAGELEVSGPQVVSGYWRNPDASMSTMPDGRLRTGDVAIIDEQGWVYIVDRLKDQINVSGYKVWPREVEDALYEHPAVFEVAVVSHPDDYQGEAVVAYVALQPGATASEDELIDFTRERLAAYKRPRTVHVIAELPKTPTGKIKRAELRQ; encoded by the coding sequence ATGTCGTCAGAGACCGGCGCGGCCCCCGTCCAGAGCATCGTCGATGCGTGGCGTGCGCGGGTGCGGCGCCACCCCGAACATCCCGCACTCGCCTACTTCGACACGGTGCTCACCGCCCGCGAGGTCGACGACGCTTCCGATGCGCTCGCCGTTGCGTTTTCGGACATGGGCGTCTCCCGTGGTGACCGCGTCGGGATCTATCTGCAGAACATCCCCCAGTACGCGATCACGTTCCTCGCGCTATGGAAGATCGGTGCGGCTGCGCTGCTCCTCAACCCGATGTACCGCGGACGCGAACTGCGCACCATCGTCGACGACGCGCAACCGGTGGGAATCGTCTGCGACGAACACGACGTCGAGGCCACCACGGAAACACTGCGCGGCAGCAGCGTCCGGTTCACGATCAGCACCAGCGGTCTCGATTTCCAGTCGCGCAACGACCCACGGGTGTTCCGGTCCACGGCGCGGCCCACAACGGCCGCCGACGATCTGGTGGATCTCATCCGGCGCAACCGCGGCCGCAGGCCTGCAGCGGACCCGCCCGCCGGTGCTGATCTGGCGCTGCTCGCCTACACCTCGGGTACCACCGGTCCGCCCAAGGGTGCGATGAACTCCCACGCGAACCTGCTCGCCACGGCACTCGACTTCGGCGAGCGCGTCGGCCTCGCGGACGGCGACGTGGTGTTCGCCGTCGCTCCGCTGTTCCACATCACCGGCGCCATGCTCAACGCCGCGGTGGCGCTCGTCCGCGACTGTCTGCTGGTGTTCGCGAACAGGTTCGACGCCGCAGTGACCCTCGACGCCTTCGTCGAGCACCGGGTGACCTACACCATCGGCTCGATCACGGTGTTCAACGCGATCTCGGCGCTGCCGGAGGCGAGCGCCGAGCACTTCGAATCGGTGAAGGCCTTGTACTCGGGCGGCGCGCCCATCCCGCCAGCCACCGTCAAGGCGTTCGCGGCACGCTTCGGCCATTACATCCACAACGCCTACGGCATGACCGAGACCACCGCCGGCGTCGTCGCCGTCCCCCCGGGCACCGAGGCACCGGTGGACGCGACCAGTGGATCCCTGTCGGTCGGGCTCGCCCTGCCCCGGGTGCGCCTGCGCACCCTCGATCCGGCCGGGGAGCCGACACCTCCCGGGATCGCCGGTGAGCTCGAAGTCTCTGGGCCGCAGGTCGTTTCCGGCTACTGGCGCAACCCCGACGCATCCATGTCGACGATGCCCGATGGCCGGCTCCGCACCGGTGACGTCGCAATCATCGACGAGCAGGGCTGGGTGTACATCGTGGATCGGCTGAAAGACCAGATCAACGTGTCCGGCTACAAGGTGTGGCCCCGCGAGGTCGAGGACGCCCTCTACGAACATCCCGCGGTGTTCGAAGTCGCAGTCGTCAGTCACCCCGACGACTACCAGGGCGAGGCCGTGGTCGCCTACGTCGCGCTGCAACCAGGCGCGACCGCAAGCGAAGACGAGCTGATCGACTTCACGCGCGAACGACTCGCCGCCTACAAGCGACCGAGAACCGTGCACGTCATCGCCGAACTCCCCAAGACCCCCACCGGAAAGATCAAACGAGCCGAACTCCGGCAATAA